The genomic interval CTGGGGATGGCCTGGCGCTCGGCGGCGTCGCAGGCATCCTCCAGGTCGCTGAGGTACATGGCCTCCTCGTAGAGCCGGTTGACCTGGGTGACCAGGGAGGTGAGACCGGCGCTGGCGCCCCGGACGGCGATGACGGCGGTCCCGGCGACGGCCAGGGGCATGCCGCCCGAGGCCAGCAGCAGCCACAGCACGCCGTAGGCCGCGACAGCCGCGAGCCCGGACAGGGCGGAGGACGCGCCCTGGGTGGCGGCCTGCGCGCGGGCGAGGCGCGACGCCTCCCGCTCCATGCTCCGGGACATGTCGTCGTAGGCGTCGACGAGCATGCGGCCCGCGCCGTGCACCCGGATCTCGGCGGCGCAGTCCTGGGCGGTGAGCGTGGAGGTGATCACCGAGATGGCGCGCCGGTGCTCGATCCAGGCGTGGCGGGAGGCGTACTGCCGCCGGGCGGAGACGACGGCGCCCCAGCCCTTGGGGGCGGCGATCAGCAGCAGCATGCCGACCAGCGCCGGGTGCAGCAGCAGCAGGACGCCGGCGGCGGCGAGCAGCCCGATCAGGGCGTTGACCACCGTCACCGAGGAGCTGAGCATCATCCGCACGGAGTCCGTGCCGAAGCGGCCGGCGTCGAGGAGGCGGTGGAACTCCTTGTTCTCCAGCGCCGCGAGCTCGACGCGGACGGCGGCGCGGTAGAAGCGCGCGGTGCACACCCGCTCCACCTTCGGCTCCAGCTGCCCGGCGGCGGCGACGGAGACGGCGGAGAGCAGGGCCGAGACGGCGGCGACGAGGGTGACACCCAGCAGCGCGGGCAGGGCGTGGCGCAGCCGCTCGGGCGTGGGCCCGGCGGAGAACAGGGCGACGAGGGCGTGGTTGGTGGCGACCAGTCCGAAGGCCCGCGCCAGCCCCTGCCCCAGCTCGGCGCCCAGGAGGGTGAGCAGCGCGGCGGGGTCCTCGCGCCATGCGGCGCGCGCCACAGTGGCGACCATCGCGGGGAACCGCCGCGCCATGGCCCAGAACGTCATGCGCAGCAGTGGCCGCTCGTGGGTGACGAAGGGGCTCTCGAACCGCAAGGGGCCGCCGAACAGCAGGAGTTCGCTGGCGGAAACGGGGATGTCATGGGCGGTCCGCCGCCCCAGGAGCGTCACCGCGCCCCCGGCCCGGCGCCGGCCGTGACGGTGGCCGGGAGCTCCGGCGCGACGGTCCCCGGGACCCGGGGGGCGCGGACTCGTAGCTCTTTGCGGGCGGACATGGCGCCTCCAGGGGTCGTCGGACGAAGTGAGTGGGTGCGCTCCCGTTCTCGGGCAGGGGTACGGCCCATGGGCGCGCGGAAGCCGCTGGTCACGGCGACGCGCCGAAGGAGGAGGAGTCGGGCTCGGGGGTGGTGAACGGCCTCCGGGGGACGGTGATCCAGTCCGATACCGTCGGCGAACGCAGCGGCCCGGCGCCCGTTTCCGGACAGGAACGACTCTATCTCCCCCCGTGCGCGGGGCAGTTCGCCATCCCCCAGTTACCTGCTGACGGTTCACTCGTTCAGGTACAAATCGAGCCCGGACCCTTTTCGGGTCCGGGCTCGCGGCGGAGGCATGGAATGATCACCTCCGCGACCGGTCCCCCGCGCGGTCGTTTCCGTTCGCGAGGGGTCGTGTTCCGGTGTGGGCTCAGTCCTCCGTGGGCTCAGTCCTCGCGCGAGGACTCGGGGAGCTGACGGAGCTTCAGCGGAGTGTGCTTGCCGTACGCGTAGTCCAGCATCCTGGCCGCGTCGGGGTAGCGACGGTCGAAGGCGTCGTTCAGGACCACGCCGATCACGGTGCGGCCGCCCCGCCGCGCGGCGAAGACCAGGCAGGGGCCCGCGCCCGAGGTGGTGCCGGTCTTGACCCCGATCACGTCGCGGTAGGAGCCCAGCAGCTTGTTGGTGTTGTACCAGGTGTACAGGCGGTTGACGTTGGTGGCCTTCTGCTGGGTGCTCATCGCCCCGATGACCTGCCGGAAGGTCCGGTCGCGCAGCGCGTGCCGGGAGAGCTGCGCCAGGTCGCGCGGCGTGGTCCAGCTGCCGCCGCGGGAGGAGATGCCGTCGAAGGAGTCGTACTTGGTGTCGCGCAGGCCCAGCTGCGCCGCCCGCCGGTTCATCTTGCCGATGAACGACTTGGTGCGCGCGGCTTCCCCGTGCCCGTCGCCGAAGGAGTCGGCGAGGGCGTACGCGGCGTCGCACCCGGAGGGCAGCATCAGCGCGTAGAGCAATTGACGCACCGTCAGCTTGTCGCCGGTCCGGAGGTCGGCGGTGCTGGCCTCGGTGCGCGTGACGTAGTCGCGGTAGGCCTGCTTGACGGCGACGGGCCGGTCGAGATCCACACCGGGGGTGTCCAGGACCACCACCGCGGTCATGATCTTGGTGGTGCTCGCCATCTGCCGTCGGACGTCGGGGGCCTTGGACCACAGGGCCCGGTTGCTGCCGCCGTCGAGCAGGTACGCGCCCTTCGCGGCGATTCCCGACGGCCCGTGCGCGGCCTCCGCCACGGGCGCCGGGAGGGCGGCGAGGGCGGTGGCCGCCGTCGCCGTCAGCAACGCTCCCCAGCGGCTCCACTTGCCGGCCGGTGCTCCCCCAGATCGCTGCATGCAGGCTCCAATTCCTCGCGGTTCGGGTCAGGGAGAGCGCATCGTCGCACCCGGCCCGGCCCGGCGGGAAATCCGAACCACTAACGGATGAGCGGGACTTCAGGGGCTGACGGGGAGAGGAGTGACCCGCGGGGCGACGCACGGGGCGGCGGGCGTACGTCTACCGCCCGCCCGTCACCCCGCCGCCCGGTGCCCCGGCGTGTCACCCGAGCACACCGGGGCACGCCGCCGGGGTCACCGGCCGACGTCGGTCATCCCCCAGAAGACCAGCACCTCCTGGATCAGCCCGTCGCCCCCGACGCTGATGACGTCCACGCAGGGGATCTCCATGCGCGGCCCGTCCTTCCTCCCCAGCTGGTTGAGCCTGCCGACCAGGGGCAGAGCCACCCGCATACCGTCCTGCGCGGCGACGATCGTCCCGGTCCGGATCTCCGACTTCGCGTCGATCACGGAGGTCAGGTACTCCCGGAGCGCCTCGTGGCCGATCCGCGGCGGGCCGCCGACCGGGTCCTCCATCCGGATGTCGGGGGAGAGCATCTCCATGACCTTGTCGATGTCCCCGTCGTTGAGACGCCGGAAGTACGTCTCCACGACCTTCTTGCGCGCGTCCTCGTCGAGCAGCTCCACCCCTTCGACGGCGGCCCAGTTGTTGACGTTCTTGCCCGCGAGGGCCTCGCCGAGGATCGCCACGGGGTTGGTGTCCAGCCAGTACCGGTCCCTGCGGAAGGCGTAGGTGGGCAGTTCCACCGGCTCCCCCTCGGCGCCGGCGGCGGTCAGCACGCGCCGCCAGTCCACCGCCACGCCCCGCACGTGCGCGCCCGCCAGGGCCGCCAGCAGCCCGGCCACGGCACCGCCCGGCGCGTCGAGCGCCCCGGGTTCCACCCCGACGCCGACGTCGTCGCCCCGCAGCCCGGGGGCGCCCTCGGCGGGCGGCACGGCGGTGTCGCGCTCCAGCCAGTAGGCCGCGTCGGCCATGCGGGCCGTCTCCAGCGGTTCGCCGGTCACGGAGCAGACCAGCGGCAGCTCCGCCTCGCGCGGGCGCACCTTGCGCACCGCGCGGTGGAAGTCCTCGACCGCCGCGCCGCGCACACCGGCCGACTCCAGCAGCCGCCCGACGGCGACGACGAGGACGGCGGCGTCCTCGGCCGTGAGCGCGCCGGCCACCAGGGCCGCCGCGATCTCGCCGCTCCCGTGCCCGGCCACCCCTTCCGGGCTCAGCCCGAGCTCGCCCAGCAGGCCCGCCAAGGCGACCTCCTGGGCGTACCCGGCGGCGGTCCGGACCGCCGGCCCGGCCGGGGCGGCGGAGAGGACGGCGTCCCGGGCCGGGGTGCCGAGGTGGGCGTCCAGGTGGGCGCAGGCCGCGTCGAGCGCGTCGGCGAAGGCCGGGAAGGTCTCGTAGAGCTCCTTCGCGACGGAGTCCTGCCCGGCGGGCGGTCCGGCGGGCGCGGCCCCCCGGAAGACGAGGACCGGCCGCGCCGTGCCCGGTGCCTCGCCCCGCACCGTGCGCTCCAGCGGATCGCCGCACTCCAGGGCGGCGAGCCCGGCGAGCAGGCCCTCGCGGTCCGCCGCGAGGAAGGCGGCCCGGTGCGCGAACGCCGACCGCCCGGTCGCCAGCGACCACGCCACGTCGGAGACCGCCAGGGCGGGCCGCGAGGCGACCGATTCCCCGATCCTGCGGGCCTGTTCGCGCAGCCCCTCGACCGTACGGGCCGACAGCAGCACGGGGACCGGGTCGGAGGCGGGGGCCGGGCGCCGGGCGGGTCCGGCCGCGGGGGCCTGCTCGACGATGAGGTGGACCTTCGTGCCACCGGCCGCGAACGACGACACCCCGGCCCGGCGCGGCCGGCCCGTCTCCGGCCACGGCACGGTCTCCGCCAGCAGCGACACCCCGCCCGAGGCCCAGTCGACCTCCGGGGAGGGCGCGTCGGCGTACAGCGACTTCGGCAGCACGCCGTGCCGCATCGCCAGCACCATCTTGATGACGCCGACCAGCCCGGAGGCCGCCTGCGGGTGGCCGATGTTGGACTTGACCGTGCCGAGCCACAGCGGCCGGCCGGCGGCACGGTTCCGCCCGTACGTCGCCTGGAGTGCCTGCGCCTCGATCGGGTCGCCGAGCGGGGTGCCCGTGCCGTGCCCCTCGACGGCGTCGACCTCGTCCGGCTCCAGCCCGGCGCTCGCCAGCGCCGCGCGGATCACCCGCTGCTGCGAGGGCCCGTTGGGGGCCGACAGGCCGTTGCTCTCCCCGTTGTGGTTCACGGCCGAGCCCCGGACGACCGCCAGGACGGGGTGGCCGAGCCGCCGCGCCTCCGAGAGCCGCTCGACCATCAGCATCGCGGCACCCTCGCCCCAGCCCGTGCCGTCGGCGGCCGCGGAGAACGCCTTGCAGCGCTCGTCGGGCGCCATGCCGCCCAGGTCGAGGGGCGCCGTCGGGCTGGACAGCACCGTCACCCCGCCGACCAGCGCGGACGTGCACTCGCCGCGCTGGAGCGCCTGGCACGCGAGGTGCAGCGCGACCGCCGACGAGGAGCAGCCGGTGTCCACGGTGAACGTGGGCCCTTCGAGGCCGAGGAGGTAAGCCACACGGCCGGACGCGAACGTCGGCGTCACCCCGGTACCGAGGTAGGGCTTCACCTCCTCGGAGATCCGGTTCGAGCCGGCCCAGTAGGGCTGGAAGAACGTACCGACGTACACGCCCGTACTGCCGCCCCGGAGCGTGCGCGGGTCGATGCCCGCCCGCTCCACGGACTCCCACGCCATCGTCAGCAGCAGCCGCTGCTGCGGGTCCATGGCCAGTGCCTCCGCGGCGGGCAGGCCGAAGAACTCCGGGTCGAACGCGGCGGGGTCGTCGATGAACCCGCCCTTGCGCAGCCAGCTGCCGCCGGGGAAGTCGACGCCGAGCTCGGTCAGCCGCTCCACGGCGCCCCACCCCCGGTCGCCGGGCAGGTCGGACACCACGTCACGCCCTTCGGCGACCAGCCGCCACAGGTCCTCCGGCGACTCCACCCCGCCGGGCAGCCGGCAGCTCATGCCGACGATGGCGATCGGTTCGTCGGTCACGGGCGCGGACGCGGCCGGGAGGGCCGGGCGGGCGCCCGGACCGGTGGCCGTCAGGGCGCCGTCCTCCTGCTCGCCGACGAGCTCGGCGCGCAGGAGGCGGGCCACGGCGGCGGGGCTGGGGTGGTCGTAGACCAGCGACGCGGGCAGCCGCAGCCCGGTGGCGGCCCCCAGCCGGTTGCGCAGTTCGACCGCGCTGAGCGAGGTGAAGCCCAGCTCCTGGAACTGCCGGTCCCGTTCGACGGCGTCCGCCGAGTCGTGCCCCAGCACGGCCGCCGCGTGCGCGCGGACCAGGCCGAGCAGGACGCGGTGCTGCTCCCCCGGCGACCGCCCGGTGAGCCGCCCGACGAGCTCGGACCGGGACCCGCCGTCCTCCCCCGCCTCGCCGGCCGGTACGGGGGGCCGCGCCTCGGGCAGCTCGTCCAGGAAGGGGCGCGGGCGGGCGGCCGTGAAGACGGCGGCGAAGCGCTCCCAGTCCATGTCGGTGACCGACAGGGTCGTCTCGTCGCGGTCGAGGGCCTGTCGCAGCGCCGAGACGGCGAGTTCGGGGTCCATCGACCGCAGCCCGAGCCGGCCGAGCGCCTCCTCGACGCCCTCCTGGCCCGACACCATGCCCGCGCCGCCCCACATGCCCCACGCGACGGAGGTGGCGGTGGCGCCGCGGGCGCGGCGGCGTTCTGCCAGCGCGTCGAGGTGGGCGTTGGCGGCGGCGTACGGGCCCTGGCCCGCGCCGCCCCAGACGCCGGCGTTGGAGGAGAAGAGCACGAAGGCGTCCAACTCGCCCGTGTTTTCCGGTGCTTCGGCGGACAGGAGCTCGTCCAGCAGTTCCGCGCCGGTGGCCTTGGCCGCCAGGGTCTCGGCGAGGTCGCCGGGCGTCGCATCGGCGAGGGTCGTGAACCGGCCCGGGACGCCGGCGGTGTGCACCACGGCGCGTACGGGCGAGCCGTCGTCGCGCAGGCGGGACAGGAGCGCCGATACCGCGTCCCGGTCGGCGATGTCGCAGGCGGCGAGGGTCACGCGGGCGCCCAGCGCCTCCAGTTCGGCGCGTAATCCGCCCGCACCCGGGGCGTCGGGGCCACGACGGCTGGTCAGGACAAGGTGCCCGGCGCCGTGGGACGCCAGCCAGCGCGCGACGTGCCCCGAGGTGCGGCTGCGCGGGGGCGCGCCGGGCGCCGAGGGCCCACACGGCCTTGATGAGGCCGGTGACGCCGGCGGCGGAGTCGGTGTGGCCGAAGACGGCCTTGTGCGAGCCGACGAGCAGGGGCCGGTCCGGGGCGCGCCCGGTGCCGTAGACCTCGGCGAGCGTGCCGAGTTCGATCATGTCGCCGAGGGGCGTGCCGGTGCCATGCGCCTCGACGTAGTCGACGTCGTGCGGGGCGAGCCCGGCGGCGGCGAGGGCGTCGCGGACGACGGCTTCCTGCGCGGCGGCGTTGGGCGCGGTGAGGCCGAGGCTGCTGCCGTCGTTGTTCACGGCCGAGCCGCGGATGACGGCGTGGATCCGGTCGTGGTCGGCGAGGGCGTCGGCGAGCCGTTTGAGGACGACGACGCCGCAGCCCTCGCCGCGCACGATGCCGTCGGCGGCGGCGTCGAAGGGCCGGCACCGGCCGGTGGGCGAGATCGCCCCGATGGTGCTCATGAAGACGCTGATCTCAGGCCCTAGGAGGAGGCTGACGCCGGCGGCGAGCCCGGTGTCGATGTCCCCGGCGCGCAGGCTCTGGCAGGCCTGGTGGACGGCGTAGAGGGAGGAGGAGCAGGCGGAGCTGACGGCGACGGCGGGCCCGCGCAGGTCGAAGGTGTAGGCGAGGCGGCCGGCCGCGAAGCTGGACTCGGCGCCGGTGACGTAGTGCGGGCCGATGCGGTCGAGGCCGACGGCCTTGGCGTGCAGCAGGTGGTAGTCGTTGGCGAGCAGCCCGACGTAGACACCGGTGCGGGTGCCGCGCCAGGCGTCCCGGTCGCGCCCCGAGTCGGCCATGGCCTCCCAGGCCACCTCCATCAGGAGGCGCTGCTGGGGGTCGACTGCGGCGGCCTCCCGGGGCGCGATGCCGAAGTGGGCGGCGTCGAAGCGGTCGACGTCGGTGAGGAACGCGCCGACGTGGTTCGCGGTGGTGCCGGGCCGCCCCCGCTCCGGGTGGTACAGCTCCGGCCCCCAGCGGTCGCCGGGTACGGGCGCGATGACGTCGGTACCGGCGGTGAGCACGGTGCCGAGCGAGGCGAGGTCGCGGACGCCTCCGGGGAGGCGGCACCCGACGCCGACGACGGCGATGGGTGCGGCGGGGCGGTGGGTCACGTCCGTGCTGGCGGCCATGGTCTGCGAACGCCTTTCACCTGGGCTCGATGGGGAGGGGGCGACGGGTGGTGCGGGCGGGGCTGTCGTTGCCGGTGTCGGGGCTGCGTCCGGGCCCCGGTCCCCGGCCTGTGGGACGACCGCGGGGAGGCGGCCACGCGCGGGCGGGTCCGTCACCCGGTACCGGGCGGGAGAGCCGGCCTCGGGCGGCCGGGGCATCCAGCCCGCCCGGGGGCGCCTCCCCTCGGTCACCGGAGGGGAGGCGAGGGGCACCGCGCGTGCCACGGAAGGGCCGGGGCCGGGTGCGGGATCCGGCGCCGTCACGCCGCCCTGCGCGCCCCGCGGGACACCATCGCCGCGATGCTGCGGACGTCACGGAAGTTCGCGGCGCTGATCTCGACGGGTTTGACGACGACGTCGAGTTCCTCCCGTATGAAGGCGATCAGCCTGGCCGTGTTGAGGGAGTTGAGCACACCCCACTCCAGCAGCGGCGTGTCGTCCTCCAGGTCGCCCTTGGGGTCGCCGTCGAGGAAGTTCTCGCGGATGTACTCGCTGATGCGCCGGGAGGTAGCAGAACCGATACACCTGTTTCCGTTCGGCGCGTCACGCTACCCACCCCGGCTTTGGCCCGTCAGTCCCTACATCCGGACCCCGCCACCCCTACCCCTACGCCGCCAACTACCCCTTGATTCTTGGGGGTTGCGGGGCTGCCCGGCGGCTGGGTAGCTTGCCGAAGGCTTTCGGCACCCGCTTTCGGTAACTACCTTCGGTAACCGGCCACCCTTCTCCTTCAGGACGGGATGTATCCGCGATGACCCAGCAGCCCTCGGACGCGATCACCGGCCTTTACGACGCTTTCAATTCGGGCGACGTCGAAAAGGCCCGGGAGTTCATCGCCCCGGATGTCGTGGCCCATCTGCCGGGCACCTCGGGCGACGCGGAGCACCCGCCGGGCACCCCGCGCGACCGGGCGGGCTGGCTCGCGGTGTGGCAGTTCACGCAGGCCGTATTCCCCGACATGCGGGCCACGGTCGAGCAGATCGTGCAGACCGGGGACACCGTGGCATCGCGCTGCGTGGTGCGGGGCACACACACCGTCGAGTTCATGGGCATTCCCCCGACAGGGAAGTCCTTCGAAATGCTCATGCTGAACATGAGTCGTGTGCAGAATGGGAAGATCGTCGAGCACTGGACCATCAGTGACAACGTCACGATGCTGGCCCAGCTCGGCCTCAAGGCTCCCCAATAGGCGCAGAGGCACGCCGCACGAGGACTACCGATGCAGGAAATCACCCGGGCTTTGATATCCGGCGAGGCGACAGAGGCCGACATAGCGGCCCTCTGCTTACCCGAGAGCTATCGGGGCGTCGTCGTCCGCAAGGGGGACGTGACACTCTTCGAGGGAATGTCCTCCGCCGACAAGGATCCGCGCAAGTCGCTGCGCGTGGAGGAGGTGCCGGTCCCCGAGCTGGGTCCCGGTGAGGCGCTGGTGGCCGTGATGGCCGGCTCCGTGAACTACAACACCGTATGGTCGTCGATCTTCGAGCCGCTGCCCACCTTCGGGTTCCTGGAGCGCTACGGCCGCACCTCGCCCCTGGCCGCCCGTCACGACCTGCCGTACCACGTCCTGGGCTCCGACCTCGCCGGCGTGGTGCTCCGCACCGGTCCGGGCGTCAACGCCTGGAAGCCCGGCGACGAGGTCGTCGCGCACTGCCTGTCCGTGGAGCTGGAGTCGGCCGACGGCCACGACGACACGATGCTCGACCCGGCCCAGCGGATCTGGGGCTTCGAGACCAACTTCGGCGGCCTCGCCGAGATCGCGCTGGTCAAGTCGAACCAGCTGATGCCCAAGCCGGCCCATCTCACCTGGGAGGAGGCGGCCGCGCCGGGGCTGGTCAACTCCACCGCCTACCGCCAGCTCGTCTCCCGCAACGGCGCCGGGATGAAGCAGGGCGACAACGTCCTCATCTGGGGCGCGAGCGGCGGACTCGGCTCGTACGCCACCCAGCTGGCCCTGGCCGGCGGCGCCAACCCCATCTGCGTGGTCTCCAGCCCCCGGAAGGCGGAGATCTGCCGCAGGATGGGCGCCGAGGCCGTCATCGACCGGTCGGCGGAGAACTACCGGTTCTGGAGCGACGAGCACACCCAGGACCCCCGCGAGTGGAAGCGCTTCGGCGCCCGCATCCGCGAACTCACCGGCGGCGAGGACCCCGACATCGTCTTCGAGCACCCGGGCCGCGAGACCTTCGGCGCCTCGGTCTACGTCACCCGCAAGGGCGGCACCATCGTCACCTGCGCCTCCACCTCCGGTTTCACCCACGAATTCGACAACCGCTATCTGTGGATGAACCTCAAGCGCATCGTCGGCACGCATTTCGCCAACTACCGCGAGGCGTGGGAGGCGAACCGCCTGATCGCCAAGGGCAAGATCCACCCCACGCTGTCCAAGACGTACCGCCTGGAGGACACCGGCCAGGCCGCCTACGACGTGCACCGCAACCTCCACCAGGGCAAGGTCGGCGTCCTCGCCCTCGCCCCCGAGGAGGGACTCGGCGTCCGCGACCACGAGCTCCGCGCCCGGCACCAGGAAGCGATCGACCGCTTCCGCGTGCCCGGCGCCGAACCGGCCACCGCCACCTGACGAGCGCTCCACCGAGCGCTGCGGTCGACGGGGGGAAGGGACGCGGCCGGGCCGCGTCACCCGGCGCCCCCGGAGCCACCGGCTCCGGGGGCGCCGGCCTGTCCGCACCTGGCGGCCGCCCACGCCCCTGCGGCCTCACCGAAGCGATCGGGCCACTTCTCCCCCACTTCCTCAACA from Streptomyces albireticuli carries:
- the ccrA gene encoding crotonyl-CoA carboxylase/reductase — its product is MQEITRALISGEATEADIAALCLPESYRGVVVRKGDVTLFEGMSSADKDPRKSLRVEEVPVPELGPGEALVAVMAGSVNYNTVWSSIFEPLPTFGFLERYGRTSPLAARHDLPYHVLGSDLAGVVLRTGPGVNAWKPGDEVVAHCLSVELESADGHDDTMLDPAQRIWGFETNFGGLAEIALVKSNQLMPKPAHLTWEEAAAPGLVNSTAYRQLVSRNGAGMKQGDNVLIWGASGGLGSYATQLALAGGANPICVVSSPRKAEICRRMGAEAVIDRSAENYRFWSDEHTQDPREWKRFGARIRELTGGEDPDIVFEHPGRETFGASVYVTRKGGTIVTCASTSGFTHEFDNRYLWMNLKRIVGTHFANYREAWEANRLIAKGKIHPTLSKTYRLEDTGQAAYDVHRNLHQGKVGVLALAPEEGLGVRDHELRARHQEAIDRFRVPGAEPATAT
- a CDS encoding ABC transporter ATP-binding protein, coding for MTLLGRRTAHDIPVSASELLLFGGPLRFESPFVTHERPLLRMTFWAMARRFPAMVATVARAAWREDPAALLTLLGAELGQGLARAFGLVATNHALVALFSAGPTPERLRHALPALLGVTLVAAVSALLSAVSVAAAGQLEPKVERVCTARFYRAAVRVELAALENKEFHRLLDAGRFGTDSVRMMLSSSVTVVNALIGLLAAAGVLLLLHPALVGMLLLIAAPKGWGAVVSARRQYASRHAWIEHRRAISVITSTLTAQDCAAEIRVHGAGRMLVDAYDDMSRSMEREASRLARAQAATQGASSALSGLAAVAAYGVLWLLLASGGMPLAVAGTAVIAVRGASAGLTSLVTQVNRLYEEAMYLSDLEDACDAAERQAIPSGGTPLAGGAEEIRLEQVSFAYPDTAVPALRDITLAIPPGKVVALVGANGSGKTTLSKLVAGLYLPTSGRLSWNGVDIRDGDRDQLFDRVAVLSQDFPRWPMTARANIHIGRSGQPLDQARIDRAAAEADATDVVTSLPYTWDSLVLKGFERGTQISGGQWQRLGSARARYRRAPLLIVDEPTSALDPKAEADAFRSLRSLADDGTTVLLITHRLAATATADLIYVLDRGRLVGKGTHQELMAVEGGLYRSMYELQAAQYGIGAGPSPYSEAPGAQQAPDRARRNGSPHAQPVQT
- a CDS encoding D-alanyl-D-alanine carboxypeptidase family protein; translated protein: MQRSGGAPAGKWSRWGALLTATAATALAALPAPVAEAAHGPSGIAAKGAYLLDGGSNRALWSKAPDVRRQMASTTKIMTAVVVLDTPGVDLDRPVAVKQAYRDYVTRTEASTADLRTGDKLTVRQLLYALMLPSGCDAAYALADSFGDGHGEAARTKSFIGKMNRRAAQLGLRDTKYDSFDGISSRGGSWTTPRDLAQLSRHALRDRTFRQVIGAMSTQQKATNVNRLYTWYNTNKLLGSYRDVIGVKTGTTSGAGPCLVFAARRGGRTVIGVVLNDAFDRRYPDAARMLDYAYGKHTPLKLRQLPESSRED
- a CDS encoding ester cyclase, whose protein sequence is MTQQPSDAITGLYDAFNSGDVEKAREFIAPDVVAHLPGTSGDAEHPPGTPRDRAGWLAVWQFTQAVFPDMRATVEQIVQTGDTVASRCVVRGTHTVEFMGIPPTGKSFEMLMLNMSRVQNGKIVEHWTISDNVTMLAQLGLKAPQ
- a CDS encoding beta-ketoacyl synthase N-terminal-like domain-containing protein; this encodes MWGGAGMVSGQEGVEEALGRLGLRSMDPELAVSALRQALDRDETTLSVTDMDWERFAAVFTAARPRPFLDELPEARPPVPAGEAGEDGGSRSELVGRLTGRSPGEQHRVLLGLVRAHAAAVLGHDSADAVERDRQFQELGFTSLSAVELRNRLGAATGLRLPASLVYDHPSPAAVARLLRAELVGEQEDGALTATGPGARPALPAASAPVTDEPIAIVGMSCRLPGGVESPEDLWRLVAEGRDVVSDLPGDRGWGAVERLTELGVDFPGGSWLRKGGFIDDPAAFDPEFFGLPAAEALAMDPQQRLLLTMAWESVERAGIDPRTLRGGSTGVYVGTFFQPYWAGSNRISEEVKPYLGTGVTPTFASGRVAYLLGLEGPTFTVDTGCSSSAVALHLACQALQRGECTSALVGGVTVLSSPTAPLDLGGMAPDERCKAFSAAADGTGWGEGAAMLMVERLSEARRLGHPVLAVVRGSAVNHNGESNGLSAPNGPSQQRVIRAALASAGLEPDEVDAVEGHGTGTPLGDPIEAQALQATYGRNRAAGRPLWLGTVKSNIGHPQAASGLVGVIKMVLAMRHGVLPKSLYADAPSPEVDWASGGVSLLAETVPWPETGRPRRAGVSSFAAGGTKVHLIVEQAPAAGPARRPAPASDPVPVLLSARTVEGLREQARRIGESVASRPALAVSDVAWSLATGRSAFAHRAAFLAADREGLLAGLAALECGDPLERTVRGEAPGTARPVLVFRGAAPAGPPAGQDSVAKELYETFPAFADALDAACAHLDAHLGTPARDAVLSAAPAGPAVRTAAGYAQEVALAGLLGELGLSPEGVAGHGSGEIAAALVAGALTAEDAAVLVVAVGRLLESAGVRGAAVEDFHRAVRKVRPREAELPLVCSVTGEPLETARMADAAYWLERDTAVPPAEGAPGLRGDDVGVGVEPGALDAPGGAVAGLLAALAGAHVRGVAVDWRRVLTAAGAEGEPVELPTYAFRRDRYWLDTNPVAILGEALAGKNVNNWAAVEGVELLDEDARKKVVETYFRRLNDGDIDKVMEMLSPDIRMEDPVGGPPRIGHEALREYLTSVIDAKSEIRTGTIVAAQDGMRVALPLVGRLNQLGRKDGPRMEIPCVDVISVGGDGLIQEVLVFWGMTDVGR
- a CDS encoding phosphopantetheine-binding protein, translating into MGSATSRRISEYIRENFLDGDPKGDLEDDTPLLEWGVLNSLNTARLIAFIREELDVVVKPVEISAANFRDVRSIAAMVSRGARRAA